The following are encoded together in the Kribbella sp. CA-293567 genome:
- a CDS encoding alpha/beta hydrolase, producing MRRQRTTSRQQSPGAGSTGRRRLATGGAALMLLAGLATPAAGAIAAPAATGPASPSTPRTITWAPCEEVPAIQCGKLTLPVDWRKPGGATFELALAKRPADEPAASKGPLFINPGGPGGSGVNMTFTAGTLFSPEIRRTFDIIGIDPRGVARSHPVVCSAEAFARPGETVLPRTKAEYTALVRFNRQLAADCRQHTGPLYDHVDSVSVARDVDAVRAAIGADKLSWYGASYGTLMGQMYAELFPHRIRSMVNDGNMDHSLGTWRFLLSESSFAEDSFQQFVTWCGKSANCALHGQDVPKVYAELLAKADAGTLVDPADGTKLSTWDLLDITQFFFSRPRWVQLGELLSSLHTGTPSAAVRTARADLAATLQAVVPAAERSAAAVELVEDVRPQFCQDWSLPVRGFQELNALYGASLKVAPNMRTSVLALQSMTQCIGWPGKVNNPQHKLDVKGAPTILMMNGLHDPATGYSWAVNARRQLGNAVLVTYEGSGHVTYSRTACTRAAVDNYFLDLTVPAAGTRCAANDPALAPSARTQESPELTSRW from the coding sequence ATGCGCAGGCAGCGAACGACCAGCAGGCAGCAGTCCCCCGGAGCCGGCTCGACCGGCCGGCGACGACTGGCGACAGGCGGAGCCGCCTTGATGCTCCTGGCTGGACTCGCCACTCCCGCCGCCGGTGCCATCGCGGCGCCGGCAGCCACCGGCCCGGCCTCCCCCAGCACGCCGCGCACGATCACCTGGGCGCCGTGCGAAGAGGTGCCCGCCATCCAGTGCGGCAAGCTCACCTTGCCCGTGGACTGGCGCAAGCCGGGCGGCGCGACCTTCGAGCTGGCCCTGGCCAAGCGGCCGGCCGACGAGCCCGCAGCCAGTAAGGGGCCGCTGTTCATCAACCCCGGCGGCCCGGGTGGCTCCGGCGTCAACATGACCTTCACCGCGGGCACCCTCTTCAGCCCGGAGATCCGCCGGACGTTCGACATCATCGGTATCGACCCGCGAGGCGTCGCCCGCAGCCACCCGGTGGTCTGTTCGGCTGAAGCCTTCGCCCGGCCGGGTGAGACCGTGCTGCCGCGGACCAAGGCGGAGTACACGGCGCTGGTGAGGTTCAACCGGCAACTCGCCGCCGACTGCCGGCAGCACACCGGCCCGCTGTACGACCACGTCGACTCCGTCTCGGTGGCCCGCGACGTCGACGCCGTCCGGGCCGCGATCGGTGCCGACAAGCTCAGCTGGTACGGCGCGTCGTACGGCACGCTGATGGGCCAGATGTACGCCGAGCTCTTCCCGCACCGGATCCGCTCGATGGTCAACGACGGCAACATGGACCACAGCCTCGGCACCTGGCGGTTCCTGCTCAGCGAGAGCAGCTTCGCCGAGGACTCGTTCCAGCAGTTCGTCACCTGGTGCGGCAAGAGCGCCAACTGCGCGCTGCACGGCCAGGACGTGCCCAAGGTGTACGCCGAGCTCCTGGCGAAGGCCGATGCGGGCACCCTGGTCGACCCGGCCGACGGCACCAAGCTCAGCACCTGGGACCTGCTCGACATCACCCAGTTCTTCTTCAGCCGCCCTCGCTGGGTGCAGCTCGGCGAGCTGCTCAGCTCCCTGCACACCGGTACGCCGTCAGCCGCCGTGCGCACCGCCCGTGCGGACCTCGCCGCGACCCTGCAGGCCGTAGTACCGGCCGCTGAGCGCAGTGCTGCCGCTGTCGAACTGGTGGAAGACGTCCGGCCGCAGTTCTGCCAGGACTGGTCGCTGCCGGTCCGTGGCTTCCAGGAGCTCAACGCCCTCTACGGCGCCAGCCTGAAGGTGGCCCCGAACATGCGGACCTCCGTGCTCGCCCTGCAGTCGATGACCCAGTGCATCGGCTGGCCGGGCAAGGTGAACAACCCGCAGCACAAGCTCGACGTGAAGGGCGCACCGACCATCCTCATGATGAACGGCCTCCACGACCCCGCCACCGGCTACTCCTGGGCGGTCAACGCCAGGCGGCAGCTCGGCAACGCCGTACTGGTCACCTATGAGGGCTCCGGCCACGTCACCTACTCCCGCACAGCCTGTACACGTGCGGCAGTGGACAACTACTTCCTCGACCTGACAGTGCCGGCCGCAGGGACTCGTTGCGCCGCCAACGACCCGGCACTGGCTCCCTCCGCCCGCACTCAGGAATCGCCCGAGCTGACCAGCCGCTGGTAG